The genome window GGGCTGCTTGGCTTCCAGCATCTCTGCCTTCGCAAGCAGAGCAGCTGTCTTGGAGACGCTGGCGGTGGGATGGGCGATGAGCTGGTCGTAGAGGGCGAGCGCGTCGGCGTCGCGGCCGCCCGAATGGTAGAAGGCGGCTAGGGCCATCTTGGCCAGAGCGGCCAAATCTTCACGGCGCGAATCCGCCGCGGCTTTCAGCTCACGTTCGGCGGTGGCCTTGTCGCCGGCGTCGATGGCGGCGACTCCGGCCAGGAAGCGAGCGACTTCGGCAGTGCGCGTGTGCGGGTACCGCTCGGCGACTTCCAGGAACTCCTTCTGTGCCTGCTTGCCGCGCGCCTCAGCCGACTCGAAGGTCAGGATGCGAGGCCGTTCCGGGGAGCCGGGGGCGCGCAGTTGGCTCTGGAAGGTGCGGACCGCCTTGCCCAAGGCGAGGCTGGCCTGCTCGTTCTGGCGGTCAAAGTAGTAC of Terriglobales bacterium contains these proteins:
- a CDS encoding tetratricopeptide repeat protein translates to ATQGAASWAAGHQKNVAIAVGAVVLLAAVLAGGWYYFDRQNEQASLALGKAVRTFQSQLRAPGSPERPRILTFESAEARGKQAQKEFLEVAERYPHTRTAEVARFLAGVAAIDAGDKATAERELKAAADSRREDLAALAKMALAAFYHSGGRDADALALYDQLIAHPTASVSKTAALLAKAEMLEAKQPAEAAKVYQQIKTEDPNGPIGRLAQDRLTNPRK